The Paramisgurnus dabryanus chromosome 6, PD_genome_1.1, whole genome shotgun sequence genome has a window encoding:
- the mul2 gene encoding mitochondrial ubiquitin ligase activator of nfkb 1-A — protein MEDFPIRTLEVVCVGSSLALSGLFYYIYKKKRKTVDRLNEAPQLALDENLADLLNATPGKCLQYVVIEGTAQPIGEPLRSQFQEGSVGVIQKLVLREHKLVWNSFARAWTDSERILHQRVNAVPFNLLGVNKAFVRVLCPLEATGPKMEIVHEKFHQASYGFTDLIGQYLSGEKPKGQLETEEMLKVGASLTAVGELILDTDRLPKLRPPTDGSEYFLSTEDFETLRLEQECQAEVWRVLACVCTIAGVVVLLWAGRRYYRHLKLRWEQENMRRQFELMDARERGLEENSEDVQENACVICLSNPRGCVLLDCGHVCCCFRCYQALPQPNCPICRQIIKRVVPLYQA, from the exons ATGGAAGATTTCCCCATCCGAACACTGGAGGTGGTATGTGTGGGTTCGAGTCTGGCTCTATCTGGTCTATTTTACTATATTTACAAGAAGAAACGCAAAACTGTGGACAGACTGAAT GAAGCTCCACAACTGGCACTGGATGAGAACCTGGCAGACCTTTTAAATGCCACACCAGGGAAATGTCTACAGTACGTGGTTATCGAGG GTACAGCCCAGCCTATAGGAGAACCATTAAGGAGTCAGTTTCAGGAAGGAAGTGTTGGTGTCATTCAGAAACTCGTCCTTAGGGAACACAAACTTGTTTGGAACAGTTTCGCACGCGCCTG GACAGACAGCGAGCGCATCCTTCACCAACGCGTGAACGCTGTGCCATTTAATCTACTCGGTGTAAACAAGGCATTCGTGCGTGTGCTCTGTCCCCTAGAGGCCACCGGCCCCAAAATGGAAATCGTCCATGAGAAGTTCCACCAGGCTAGTTATGGCTTCACGGACCTGATTGGTCAGTACCTGAGTGGAGAGAAACCCAAAGGTCAGTTAGAAACGGAGGAGATGCTGAAGGTGGGCGCATCGCTGACAGCAGTGGGCGAACTTATCCTGGACACGGACCGCCTCCCAAAACTCCGCCCACCCACAGACGGCTCCGAGTACTTCTTGAGCACGGAAGACTTTGAGACACTGCGACTGGAGCAGGAATGCCAGGCCGAGGTATGGAGGGTTTTGGCGTGTGTTTGCACGATAGCAGGTGTGGTCGTGCTGCTGTGGGCGGGCCGCAGGTATTATCGACACTTGAAGCTACGATGGGAGCAAGAAAACATGAGGAGGCAATTTGAACTGATGGATGCCAGAGAAAGAGGGTTGGAGGAAAACAGCGAGGACGTTCAAGAGAACGCCTGCGTCATATGTCTGAGTAATCCACGAGGCTGTGTGCTGCTGGACTGTGGACACGTCTGCTGCTGTTTTCGTTGCTATCAGGCCTTGCCCCAACCCAACTGCCCCATCTGTAGACAGATCATCAAAAGAGTGGTGCCTTTATATCAGGCCTAA